From one Humulus lupulus chromosome 8, drHumLupu1.1, whole genome shotgun sequence genomic stretch:
- the LOC133797678 gene encoding NADPH-dependent pterin aldehyde reductase yields the protein MNVLGSKAMAGGVNPRTILITGVSKGLGKALAVELAKQGHTIIGCSRTQDKLNSLQLELNSATGSPTSQPNSLSSDRHLLINADVRLNSSVEELARTVMAKKGVPDIIVNNAGTINKNNKIWEVPEEEFDAVMDTNVKGVTNMLRHFIPLMLASKQGIIVNMSSGWGRSGAALVAPYCASKWAVEGLTKSVAKELPEGMATVALNPGVINTDMLASCFGTSAGLYQTPESWALKAAAMILNLTAADNGASLTV from the coding sequence ATGAACGTGCTTGGAAGCAAGGCAATGGCTGGGGGGGTCAATCCTAGGACCATACTAATAACAGGGGTGAGTAAAGGACTTGGGAAAGCCTTAGCAGTGGAACTGGCAAAGCAAGGTCACACAATAATAGGGTGCTCTCGAACCCAGGACAAGCTCAACTCCCTTCAATTGGAGCTCAACTCTGCTACTGGCTCCCCTACTTCGCAACCCAACTCTTTGTCTTCTGACAGACACTTGTTGATCAATGCTGATGTTAGGTTGAACAGCAGCGTTGAAGAATTGGCACGGACGGTGATGGCAAAGAAGGGTGTTCCTGATATCATAGTGAACAATGCAGGTACAATCAACAAGAACAACAAGATTTGGGAGGTTCCGGAAGAAGAGTTTGATGCTGTTATGGACACAAATGTGAAAGGTGTTACAAACATGTTGCGTCACTTCATCCCACTAATGCTTGCTAGCAAACAAGGAATTATAGTGAATATGTCTTCTGGATGGGGAAGATCAGGAGCAGCATTGGTTGCACCTTACTGTGCATCAAAATGGGCAGTTGAGGGCTTGACAAAGTCGGTTGCTAAGGAGCTACCTGAAGGAATGGCAACTGTTGCTCTCAATCCTGGCGTGATAAATACTGATATGCTTGCTTCATGCTTTGGCACTTCCGCCGGATTGTACCAGACACCTGAATCTTGGGCACTAAAGGCTGCTGCAATGATTTTGAATCTTACAGCAGCAGATAATGGCGCTTCTCTCACTGTTTGA
- the LOC133797679 gene encoding DExH-box ATP-dependent RNA helicase DExH3, translating to MHNSKAAIGFLARRAKSFSYKKQSFLFSSSSSFCFSRATSNLPTLLPPHSSSSSAISYARFLVPLRGFCGYAAEQFSDDEYDCDFESHSASSSVANIDEWKWKLSLLLRNEKEQEIVSKDKRDRRDYEQISNLAKRMGLYSELYGKVVVASKVPLPNYRPDLDDKRPQREVVIPLGLQRRVEGLLQEHLDRFELSSGKVTNSLGDDKPINQVEDVNLDENADSFLDRSVMEKVLQRKSLRMRNMQRTWMESPEGKKLLEFRKSLPSFKEKDRLLQAIAQNQVIVISGETGCGKTTQLPQYVLESEIESGRGAFCSIICTQPRRISAMTVAERVSTERGEPLGETVGYKVRLEGMRGKNTHLLFCTSGILLRRLLSDRNLNGITHVFVDEIHERGMNEDFLLIVLKDLLPRRRDLRLVLMSATLNADLFSNFYEGAPTIHIPGFTYPVQAHFLEDVLEMTGYKLSSFNQVDDYGQEKLWKTQKQLVPRKRKNQITTLVEDALNKANFETYSPRSRDSLASWVPDSIGFNLIEAVLCHICRKERPGAVLVFMTGWEDISCLRDQLKAHPLLGDPNRVLLLTCHGSMATSEQKLIFDKPPPNVRKVILATNMAEASITINDVVFVVDCGKAKETTYDALNNTPCLLPSWISQASARQRKGRAGRVQPGECYHLYPKCVYEAFAEYQLPELLRTPLNSLCLQIKSLQVASIGEFLSSALQPPEPLAVQNAIGFLKMIGALDENENLTPLGKFLSMLPVDPKLGKMLIMGAVFHCFDPVLTIVSGLSVRDPFLLPQDKKDLAGTAKSRFSAKDYSDHMALVRAYEGWKDAEREGSAYEYCWRNFLSAQTLQAIHSLRKQFSFILRDAGLIDVDASNNNRLSHNQSLVRAIICSGLFPGIASVVHRETSMSFKTMGDGQVLLYANSVNARHQTIPYPWLVFGEKVKVNTVFIRDSTGVSDSILILFGGALHQGVQAGHLKMLDGYVDFFMDPSLAECFLKLKEELNMLIEGKLQDPSLDIHKEGKYLLLAAQELVSGDQCEGRFVFGRESKKPRESNDNNKLTKDGTNPKSLLQTLLMRAGHSPPKYKTKHLKTNEFRALVEFKGMQFVGKPKRNKQLAERDAAVEALAWLTHTSDNSRDEDDNSPPDVTDNMLKLLGKRRRSKGR from the exons ATGCACAATTCAAAGGCAGCCATAGGTTTTCTCGCACGGCGCGCCAAATCCTTCTCTTACAAAAAACAGtctttccttttctcttcttcttcttcattttgcTTTTCTAGGGCAACAAGTAATCTGCCTACTCTGCTTCCGccacattcttcttcttcttccgcCATTTCATATGCCAGATTTCTAGTCCCATTGCGTGGCTTTTGCGGGTACGCCGCCGAGCAGTTCTCCGATGACGAGTACGACTGCGATTTTGAGAGCCACTCG GCATCATCTTCAGTTGCCAACATTGATGAGTGGAAATGGAAACTCAGCCTTCTACTACGCAATGAAAAGGAACAAGAAATTGTTTCCAAAGATAAGAGAGATAGAAGAGACTATGAGCAGATATCTAACCTTGCCAAAAGGATGGGACTTTATAG TGAACTTTATGGGAAAGTGGTGGTTGCCAGCAAGGTTCCTCTTCCTAATTACAGGCCAGATTTGGATGACAAGCGGCCACAAAGGGAG GTGGTTATACCACTAGGCTTGCAAAGGAGGGTGGAAGGTTTGCTGCAGGAACACCTTGATAGATTCGAGCTAAGTTCTGGAAAGGTCACTAACAGTTTGGGTGATGATAAGCCTATTAACCAGGTTGAAGATGTGAACTTGGATGAGAATGCTGACTCTTTCCTTGATCGCTCTGTCATGGAAAAGGTCCTTCAGAGGAAGAGTTTGCGAATGCGTAATATGCAAAGAACTTGGATG GAATCACCCGAAGGCAAGAAATTGCTGGAATTTCGGAAATCACTGCCTTCTTTCAAGGAGAAGGATAGGTTGCTTCAAGCAATTGCACAAAATCAG GTGATAGTTATATCTGGTGAGACTGGATGTGGAAAGACCACTCAACTTCCTCAGTATGTGTTGGAGTCAGAGATTGAATCTGGACGAGGAGCATTCTGTAGCATCATCTGTACACAGCCTCGAAGAATTTCTGCTATGACTGTTGCAGAAAGAGTGTCTACAGAGAGAGGAGAACCTCTTGGTGAAACA GTTGGCTACAAAGTTCGATTAGAGGGGATGAGAGGAAAAAACACCCACTTGCTTTTCTGTACAAGTGGTATTTTACTTCGGCGTTTGCTGAGCGATCGTAACCTAAATGGCATAACTCATGTTTTTGTTGATGAAATTCATGAGCGGGGGATGAATGAAG ACTTCCTGTTGATCGTGTTGAAGGATTTACTTCCACGTCGTAGAGATCTGAGATTAGTTTTAATGAGTGCCACGCTAAATGCTGatctattttctaatttttatgaAGGGGCACCAACAATTCATATTCCA GGTTTTACTTACCCGGTACAAGCACATTTTCTTGAAGATGTACTAGAAATGACTGGTTATAAGCTGAGTTCATTCAACCAAGTTGATGATTATGGCCAAGAGAAACTTTGGAAAACACAGAAGCAGCTGGTTCCGCGGAAAAGGAAAAACCAGATCACCACTCTTGTTGAG GACGCTCTTAATAAAGCAAACTTTGAGACTTATAGCCCCAGGTCACGTGACTCTTTAGCATCTTGGGTGCCTGATTCCATAGGATTCAATCTAATTGAGGCAGTTTTATGCCATATCTGTAGAAAGGAAAGACCAGGTGCTGTTCTAGTGTTTATGACTGGATGGGAGGATATCAGCTGCTTGAGGGATCAACTTAAAGCTCATCCTCTTTTGGGTGATCCTAACAGAGTTTTACTTCTAACATGCCATGGTTCAATGGCAACTTCTGAACAG AAACTTATATTTGACAAACCACCTCCTAATGTTCGTAAAGTTATTCTAGCGACAAATATGGCAGAGGCAAGCATTACAATCAATGATGTAGTTTTTGTGGTTGATTGTGGGAAGGCAAAAGAGACGACATATGATGCTTTGAATAATACCCCTTGTCTTCTACCTTCTTGGATATCACAAGCATCTGCTCGGCAA AGAAAGGGCAGGGCTGGCCGTGTGCAGCCAGGCGAATGTTACCACCTGTATCCGAAGTGTGTTTATGAAGCTTTTGCAGAATATCAGCTTCCAGAACTCCTGAGGACTCCTTTAAACTCTCTCTGCTTACAAATAAAAAGCCTGCAGGTTGCAAGTATAGGAGAATTCTTGTCATCTGCTCTGCAGCCACCAGAACCACTTGCT GTCCAAAATGCCATTGGGTTTCTGAAGATGATTGGGGCACTTGACGAGAATGAAAATTTAACACCTCTTG GAAAGTTTTTATCAATGCTTCCAGTAGATCCTAAACTAGGGAAAATGCTGATCATGGGTGCCGTCTTTCATTGTTTTGATCCTGTTCTTACAATAGTATCAGGCCTCAGTGTCAGGGATCCTTTCTTATTGCCTCAAGATAAGAAAGAT TTGGCAGGAACGGCAAAATCTAGATTTTCAGCGAAGGATTACAGTGATCATATGGCTCTTGTTCGTGCATACGAAGGATGGAAAGATGCAGAAAGAGAAGGGTCGGCATATGAGTACTGCTGGAGGAATTTCCTCTCAGCCCAAACACTTCAAGCTATCCATTCTCTACGGAAGCAATTTAGCTTCATTCTGAGAGATGCTGGGTTGATAGACGTTGATGCAAGCAACAACAACCGACTAAGTCACAACCAATCATTAGTCCGTGCAATCATTTGTTCTGGTCTGTTTCCTGGGATAGCTTCCGTGGTG CACCGTGAGACATCTATGTCTTTCAAAACAATGGGAGATGGTCAGGTTTTACTATACGCT AATTCTGTTAATGCACGTCACCAAACAATTCCTTACCCATGGTTGGTTTTTGGGGAAAAAGTAAAGGTCAATACTGTTTTTATACGTGATTCTACTGGCGTATCTGATTCAATACTGATTCTTTTCGGTGGTGCTTTACATCAAGGAGTGCAG GCTGGGCATTTGAAAATGTTGGATGGTTACGTTGACTTTTTCATGGATCCCAGTTTAGCTGAGTGCTTTTTGAAGCTTAAAGAAGAACTTAATATGCTTATTGAAGGGAAG CTTCAAGATCCCAGCCTGGATATTCACAAGGAAGGGAAGTACCTTTTGCTTGCAGCTCAAGAGCTGGTATCTGGAGATCAATGTGAAGGGAGATTTGTATTTGGCCGGGAAAGCAAGAAGCCCAGGGAGTCTAATGACAACAACAAACTTACGAAAGACGGAACAAATCCAAAGAGCTTGCTTCAGACTCTGTTGATGAGGGCAGGTCACTCACCTCCGAAATACAAGACCAAGCACCTTAAAACAAATGAGTTCAGAGCACTCGTGGAGTTCAAGGGTATGCAGTTtgttgggaaaccaaagagaaACAAGCAGCTTGCTGAGAGGGATGCGGCTGTAGAGGCATTGGCATGGCTGACTCACACTTCAGACAACAGCCGCGACGAAGATGATAACTCCCCACCTGATGTCACTGATAACATGCTAAAACTTCTCGGGAAGCGTAGAAGATCTAAAGGTCGATGA